A window of Streptomyces sp. DG1A-41 contains these coding sequences:
- a CDS encoding potassium/proton antiporter encodes MRVSQGRIRPLTVHHLNQLLLVCSLVLLVAVAAVRISSRSGLPSLLVYLGIGVAMGQDGIGDIHFDNAELTQVIGYAALVVILAEGGLGTKWKEIKPALPAATALALAGVAVSVGVTASAAHYLIGLEWRQALIIGAVVSSTDAAAVFSVLRKIPLPARVTGTLEAESGFNDAPVVILVVSLSTAGPAEHWYVLLGVILLELAIGAAIGLAVGWLGSWGLRHVALPASGLYPIAVMAIAVVAYAAGALAHGSGFLAVYLAAMVMGNARLPHWPATRGFADGLGWMAQIGMFVLLGLLVTPHELGDDIVPALVIGLVLTMVARPLSVVVSLWPFRVPWQEQALMSWAGLRGAVPIILATIPMVEGVEASRRIFNIVFILVVVYTLVQGPTLPWLARTLRLGDGSEAADLGIESAPLERLRGHLLSVAIPEGSKMHGVEVGELRLPSGAAVTLVVRASESFVPLPTTVLQRGDELLVVATDPVRDATERRLRAVGRGGKLAGWLGTDGASR; translated from the coding sequence GTGCGTGTGAGCCAGGGAAGGATTCGGCCGCTGACTGTTCACCACCTCAACCAGCTCCTGCTCGTCTGCTCGCTCGTCCTGCTCGTCGCCGTCGCAGCGGTACGGATCTCCTCGCGCAGCGGGCTCCCCAGCCTGCTCGTCTACCTGGGGATAGGCGTCGCCATGGGCCAGGACGGCATCGGCGACATCCACTTCGACAACGCCGAACTGACCCAGGTCATCGGATACGCGGCCCTGGTCGTGATCCTGGCCGAGGGCGGTCTGGGCACGAAGTGGAAGGAGATCAAGCCGGCCCTGCCGGCCGCCACGGCACTGGCGCTGGCCGGTGTCGCGGTGAGCGTCGGGGTGACGGCCTCGGCCGCGCACTACCTGATCGGGCTGGAGTGGCGGCAGGCGCTGATCATCGGGGCGGTCGTCTCCTCGACCGACGCGGCGGCCGTGTTCTCCGTGCTGCGGAAAATCCCCCTCCCCGCGCGCGTGACGGGCACACTGGAGGCGGAGTCCGGCTTCAACGACGCCCCGGTGGTCATCCTCGTGGTCTCGCTGTCCACGGCGGGTCCGGCCGAACACTGGTACGTGCTGCTGGGCGTGATCCTGCTGGAGCTGGCCATCGGCGCCGCCATCGGACTCGCGGTGGGCTGGCTGGGCTCCTGGGGGCTGAGGCACGTGGCACTGCCGGCCTCCGGCCTGTACCCGATCGCCGTCATGGCCATCGCCGTGGTGGCGTACGCGGCCGGCGCGCTGGCCCACGGCAGCGGGTTCCTCGCGGTGTACCTCGCCGCGATGGTGATGGGCAACGCGCGGCTGCCGCACTGGCCGGCCACGCGCGGCTTCGCCGACGGGCTCGGCTGGATGGCCCAGATCGGCATGTTCGTCCTGCTCGGCCTGCTGGTCACCCCGCACGAGCTGGGCGACGACATCGTGCCCGCGCTCGTCATCGGGCTGGTGCTGACCATGGTGGCGCGTCCGCTGAGCGTGGTGGTCTCCCTGTGGCCCTTCCGGGTCCCGTGGCAGGAACAGGCCCTCATGTCCTGGGCGGGGCTGCGCGGGGCGGTGCCCATCATCCTGGCGACCATCCCCATGGTGGAGGGCGTGGAGGCGAGCCGCCGGATCTTCAACATCGTCTTCATCCTGGTCGTCGTCTACACCCTGGTCCAGGGCCCGACGCTGCCGTGGCTGGCCCGCACCCTGCGCCTGGGCGACGGTTCGGAGGCCGCCGACCTCGGCATCGAGTCGGCCCCGCTGGAGCGGCTGCGCGGGCATCTGCTGTCGGTGGCGATCCCCGAGGGGTCGAAGATGCACGGCGTGGAGGTGGGCGAGCTGCGGCTGCCGTCCGGTGCCGCCGTGACGCTCGTCGTACGCGCGTCGGAATCGTTCGTTCCGCTGCCCACGACGGTGCTGCAACGCGGGGACGAGCTCCTCGTCGTGGCCACGGACCCCGTCCGGGACGCGACCGAGCGCCGGCTGCGCGCGGTGGGCCGCGGCGGCAAGCTGGCCGGATGGCTGGGGACGGACGGGGCGAGTCGTTGA
- a CDS encoding MFS transporter, translated as MASTVTSKKSMTSKNSTTSKKSTASARPGYGRLLRTRGAWTFLLPGFAARQPFAMLTISIVLLVQHTTGSYGAAGAAAAVTGVSMALFAPYSGRLADRYGQRAVLIPGVLLHALSGLTLTALALMDAPLWALFVAAVPTGASVPQVGPMVRARWGVKLKDSPLMTTAAAFESVTDELTFVVGPLLATALCTAVDPAAGLLTEASLTLIGGLLFAAQKSTQPSVGGDGHARVEHASALRVPGVRVLIVTFLGIGTVFGGMQVSLAAFTESIGEPGLNGVLYGIFAAGNMLSGVVCGAIAWKVAPQRRLVVGYTALALTASGLWAAHSVPVLAGLGLLVGMCIAPALITGYTLVESLVPAGARTEAFTWLTGAVALGQAAAVTVSGQLEDRFWDGAGFLVPMGGTVLALVTLLALRSRLAGRAQGRTVARGVDHRVPVAVD; from the coding sequence GTGGCATCCACGGTCACCTCGAAGAAGTCGATGACCTCGAAGAACTCGACGACCTCGAAGAAGTCGACGGCTTCCGCCCGCCCGGGATACGGCCGGTTGCTGCGCACCCGCGGCGCCTGGACGTTCCTGCTCCCCGGCTTCGCGGCGCGCCAGCCGTTCGCGATGCTGACGATCTCCATCGTGCTGCTGGTGCAGCACACCACCGGCTCGTACGGAGCGGCGGGCGCCGCCGCGGCCGTCACCGGTGTCTCCATGGCACTGTTCGCGCCCTACAGCGGACGCCTCGCCGACCGCTACGGGCAGCGTGCCGTGCTGATCCCCGGCGTGCTGCTGCACGCGCTGTCCGGGCTGACGCTGACGGCGCTGGCGCTCATGGACGCCCCCTTGTGGGCGTTGTTCGTGGCGGCCGTCCCGACCGGTGCCTCGGTGCCGCAGGTCGGGCCCATGGTGCGGGCCCGCTGGGGCGTGAAGCTCAAGGACTCGCCGCTGATGACCACCGCGGCGGCCTTCGAGTCCGTCACGGACGAACTGACCTTCGTCGTCGGCCCGCTGCTGGCCACCGCCCTGTGCACGGCCGTCGACCCGGCCGCCGGCTTGCTGACGGAGGCCTCGCTGACCCTGATCGGCGGATTGCTGTTCGCCGCGCAGAAGAGCACTCAGCCCTCGGTCGGAGGCGACGGCCACGCGCGCGTGGAGCACGCTTCCGCACTGCGGGTCCCCGGGGTGCGCGTACTGATCGTGACCTTCCTGGGCATCGGCACCGTCTTCGGCGGCATGCAGGTCTCGCTGGCCGCGTTCACCGAGTCGATCGGCGAGCCGGGCCTGAACGGCGTCCTCTACGGGATCTTCGCCGCGGGCAACATGCTCTCCGGCGTCGTCTGCGGCGCGATCGCCTGGAAGGTGGCCCCGCAGCGGCGCCTCGTCGTCGGCTACACGGCGCTCGCACTCACCGCGTCGGGCCTGTGGGCCGCCCACTCGGTGCCGGTCCTCGCCGGGCTCGGCCTGCTGGTCGGCATGTGTATCGCGCCCGCCCTGATCACCGGTTACACCCTGGTCGAGAGCCTGGTCCCGGCCGGTGCCCGTACCGAGGCCTTCACCTGGCTGACGGGCGCGGTGGCGCTCGGCCAGGCGGCCGCCGTCACGGTCTCCGGGCAACTGGAGGACCGCTTCTGGGACGGCGCCGGTTTCCTGGTGCCGATGGGCGGCACCGTGCTCGCCCTGGTGACCCTCCTGGCCCTGCGTTCCCGGCTGGCGGGCCGTGCCCAGGGCCGCACCGTCGCACGTGGCGTGGATCACCGCGTGCCGGTGGCAGTGGACTGA
- a CDS encoding FmdB family zinc ribbon protein: MPTYQYQCTECGEGLEAVQKFTDDALTECPSCKGRLKKVFSAVGIVFKGSGFYRNDSRGSSSSSAPASKSSSTSSSSSDSGSSAGSGSGSGSSTSSSTGSSTSSSTAA, from the coding sequence GTGCCCACCTACCAGTACCAGTGCACCGAGTGCGGCGAGGGCCTCGAGGCGGTGCAGAAGTTCACCGACGACGCCCTCACCGAGTGCCCCAGCTGCAAGGGCCGCCTGAAGAAGGTCTTCTCGGCGGTCGGCATTGTTTTCAAGGGCTCCGGCTTCTACCGGAACGACAGCCGCGGCTCCTCGTCGAGCAGCGCCCCGGCGTCGAAGTCGTCGAGCACCTCCTCGTCGTCCTCCGACTCCGGCTCCAGCGCCGGCTCCGGCTCCGGCTCCGGTTCGAGCACGTCGTCGAGCACCGGCAGCTCCACCAGCAGCAGCACCGCCGCGTAA
- a CDS encoding S-methyl-5'-thioadenosine phosphorylase: protein MANKANVANARGGANVEGAGIGVIGGSGFYSFLDDVTEVQVDTPYGPPSDSLFLGEVAGRRVAFLPRHGRGHHLPPHRINYRANLWALRSVGVRQVLAPCAVGGLRPEYGPGTLLVPDQLVDRTKSRANTFFDGLPLPDGTVPNVVHVSLADPYCPAGRAVALKAARGRDWEPVDGGTLVVVEGPRFSTRAESLWHQAQGWSVVGMTGHPEAALARELELCYTSLTLVTDLDAGAETGEGVSHDEVLRVFAANVDRLRGVLFDAVAGLPGEDERGCLCVNALGGMDPGFALP from the coding sequence ATGGCGAACAAGGCGAACGTGGCGAACGCGCGCGGCGGGGCGAACGTGGAGGGCGCCGGGATCGGCGTCATCGGCGGCTCGGGGTTCTACTCCTTCCTCGACGACGTGACCGAGGTCCAGGTCGACACCCCGTACGGGCCGCCCAGCGACTCCCTCTTCCTCGGCGAGGTCGCCGGCCGGCGCGTCGCTTTCCTGCCCCGGCACGGACGGGGCCACCATCTGCCGCCGCACCGGATCAACTACCGGGCGAACCTGTGGGCGCTGCGGTCGGTCGGCGTGCGCCAGGTGCTCGCCCCGTGCGCCGTCGGCGGTCTGCGTCCCGAGTACGGGCCGGGCACGCTGCTGGTGCCGGACCAGTTGGTCGACCGCACGAAGTCCCGCGCGAACACGTTCTTCGACGGGCTGCCGCTGCCCGACGGGACCGTGCCGAACGTGGTGCATGTGTCGCTGGCCGATCCCTACTGCCCCGCCGGGCGGGCCGTCGCGCTGAAGGCTGCGCGCGGCCGGGACTGGGAGCCGGTGGACGGGGGCACGCTGGTCGTCGTCGAGGGGCCGCGCTTCTCGACCCGTGCCGAATCGTTGTGGCACCAGGCGCAGGGCTGGTCGGTGGTGGGCATGACCGGCCACCCCGAGGCGGCGCTCGCCCGCGAGCTGGAGCTCTGCTACACGTCCCTGACCCTGGTCACCGATCTCGACGCCGGCGCCGAGACCGGGGAGGGCGTCTCGCACGACGAGGTACTGCGGGTGTTCGCGGCGAACGTGGACCGGTTGCGGGGCGTGCTGTTCGACGCGGTGGCGGGGCTGCCGGGGGAGGACGAGCGGGGCTGTCTGTGCGTGAATGCGTTGGGTGGGATGGATCCGGGGTTTGCGTTGCCGTAG
- the mscL gene encoding large conductance mechanosensitive channel protein MscL: MSEKKEPSVWEGFKAFLMRGNVVDLAVAVVIGAAFTNIVNAVVKGIINPVVGAIGTKNLDHYSSCLSSTCEGEQGIRILWGSVLGATLSFVITAAVVYFLMVLPMAKYLARMEARRKAKEGAQEVMEVTELEVLKDIRDALVAQRGSGHDRQ; the protein is encoded by the coding sequence GTGAGCGAGAAGAAGGAACCGAGCGTCTGGGAGGGCTTCAAGGCCTTCCTGATGCGCGGCAACGTCGTCGATCTGGCCGTGGCGGTGGTGATCGGCGCCGCCTTCACCAACATCGTCAACGCCGTGGTGAAGGGGATCATCAACCCCGTCGTCGGGGCCATCGGGACCAAGAACCTCGACCACTACAGCTCGTGTCTGAGCTCGACGTGCGAGGGCGAGCAGGGCATCCGGATCCTGTGGGGTTCCGTCCTGGGCGCCACGCTGAGCTTCGTGATCACGGCGGCGGTCGTGTACTTCCTGATGGTCCTGCCCATGGCGAAGTACCTGGCCCGGATGGAGGCCCGCCGCAAGGCGAAGGAGGGCGCACAAGAGGTCATGGAGGTGACCGAGCTGGAGGTGCTGAAGGACATCCGGGACGCGCTGGTCGCGCAGCGCGGCTCCGGGCACGACCGGCAGTAG
- a CDS encoding low temperature requirement protein A, translating into MMSSPIPPPVPSGASGGRGPLRKLRARGRDEEHRAASPLELFFDLCFVVAVAQAGIQLVHAVAEGHAGEGVLDYAMVFFALWWAWMNFTWFASAYDNDDVLYRVVTLVQIAGVLVLAAGVSRAFGEHEFFVVWLGYLIMRIALAAQWLRAARSSEGPERTTALRYAGGVLLCQAGWLGLLFLPEGARPWWFLVMALLEMCVPPWAEKDHPTSWHPRHIAERYGLFTIIVLGETIAAATVAVKSAIDENDALGELLPIAAGGLLVIFAAWWVYFVVPIHEHLRSNRQAFLWGYGHYLVFASAAAIGAGLELAVEQTVGKAHISTLSASAAVTLPTALYLLTLWALHSRHFKAGIAQQLVLPTTALLVICCTFLGDWAVLAAGVGCALSVVAGETLALRRAARVGGPAAPAG; encoded by the coding sequence ATGATGTCCAGCCCCATTCCCCCGCCCGTTCCCTCCGGCGCGTCCGGCGGCCGGGGGCCGCTGCGCAAACTCAGGGCCCGCGGACGCGACGAGGAGCACCGGGCGGCCTCGCCGCTGGAGCTCTTCTTCGACCTGTGCTTCGTCGTGGCGGTGGCCCAGGCGGGCATCCAGCTGGTGCACGCCGTCGCCGAGGGGCATGCGGGCGAGGGGGTCCTCGACTACGCGATGGTGTTCTTCGCCCTGTGGTGGGCGTGGATGAACTTCACATGGTTCGCCTCGGCGTACGACAACGACGACGTGCTCTACCGGGTCGTCACGCTGGTGCAGATCGCCGGTGTGCTGGTCCTCGCGGCGGGAGTCTCCCGGGCGTTCGGGGAGCACGAGTTCTTCGTGGTCTGGCTGGGCTACCTGATCATGCGGATCGCCCTGGCGGCGCAATGGCTGCGGGCGGCCCGCTCCAGCGAGGGCCCGGAGCGTACGACGGCCCTGCGCTACGCCGGTGGCGTGCTGCTGTGCCAGGCCGGCTGGCTGGGGCTGCTGTTCCTGCCCGAGGGGGCCCGACCCTGGTGGTTCCTGGTGATGGCACTGCTGGAGATGTGCGTGCCGCCGTGGGCGGAGAAGGACCATCCCACGTCCTGGCATCCCCGCCATATCGCGGAGCGGTACGGGCTGTTCACCATCATCGTCCTCGGCGAGACGATCGCCGCGGCCACGGTCGCCGTGAAGTCCGCCATCGACGAGAACGACGCCCTGGGCGAGCTCCTCCCCATCGCGGCGGGCGGGCTGCTGGTCATCTTCGCCGCGTGGTGGGTCTACTTCGTGGTGCCCATCCACGAGCATCTGCGGTCCAACCGCCAGGCGTTCCTGTGGGGCTACGGCCACTATCTGGTCTTCGCCTCGGCGGCCGCGATCGGGGCCGGGCTGGAGCTGGCGGTGGAGCAGACGGTCGGCAAGGCGCACATCTCCACGCTGTCGGCGTCGGCCGCGGTGACCCTGCCGACGGCCCTGTACCTGCTGACTCTGTGGGCCCTGCACTCGCGGCACTTCAAGGCGGGCATCGCCCAGCAGCTGGTGCTGCCGACGACGGCACTGCTGGTGATCTGCTGCACGTTCCTAGGCGACTGGGCGGTGCTCGCGGCGGGCGTGGGCTGCGCGCTGTCTGTGGTGGCGGGAGAGACGCTGGCCCTGCGCAGGGCCGCCCGGGTGGGCGGGCCCGCGGCACCGGCCGGGTGA
- a CDS encoding P1 family peptidase, with translation MTVDALVDALTDVPGLRVGHATRDGDGWLTGTTVVLAPEGGAVAAVDVRGGGPGTKETDALDPRNVVRKVEAIVLTGGSAYGLDAASGVMAWLEERGRGIRVGADPAHVVPVVPAACVFDLGRGGDFRARPDAATGRAAVEAAAASEPGAPVPEGCVGAGTGAVVGVVKGGVGGASTVLGSGITVAALVVANAAGSVLDPETGVLYGELFQGRVEYPEARMHEAAQRRLAETAARSAPPPLNTTLAVVATDADLSKAQAQKLAGTAHDGIARAVRPVHLLNDGDTVFALATGDRALDAANPLALNEILAAGADVVTRAIVRAVRAAVPVEGPGGAWPSYGELYAGR, from the coding sequence ATGACAGTTGACGCTCTGGTGGACGCTCTGACGGATGTCCCCGGCCTGCGGGTGGGGCACGCTACACGCGACGGCGACGGTTGGCTCACCGGCACCACGGTGGTGCTGGCCCCGGAGGGCGGGGCGGTGGCCGCCGTGGATGTGCGGGGCGGTGGTCCCGGCACCAAGGAGACGGACGCGCTCGACCCGCGCAACGTGGTGCGGAAGGTCGAGGCGATCGTGCTGACCGGCGGCAGCGCGTACGGGCTCGACGCGGCTTCGGGGGTGATGGCCTGGCTGGAGGAACGGGGGCGCGGAATCCGGGTCGGGGCGGACCCGGCGCATGTCGTGCCGGTGGTGCCGGCCGCCTGTGTCTTCGATCTGGGGCGGGGCGGCGACTTCCGGGCCCGGCCGGACGCGGCGACCGGCCGGGCGGCGGTCGAGGCGGCCGCGGCGAGCGAGCCCGGCGCACCGGTGCCCGAGGGATGTGTGGGCGCCGGTACGGGGGCGGTGGTCGGGGTGGTGAAGGGTGGCGTCGGCGGCGCGAGCACCGTGCTCGGCTCGGGGATCACGGTGGCCGCGCTGGTGGTGGCCAACGCGGCGGGATCGGTGCTGGATCCGGAGACGGGGGTGCTGTACGGGGAGTTGTTCCAGGGGCGCGTGGAGTACCCGGAGGCGCGGATGCACGAGGCCGCGCAGCGGCGCCTCGCCGAGACGGCGGCGAGGAGCGCGCCTCCGCCGCTCAACACCACGCTCGCGGTGGTCGCCACGGACGCGGACCTGTCGAAGGCGCAGGCGCAGAAGCTGGCCGGCACGGCACACGACGGCATCGCCCGCGCGGTGCGGCCGGTGCACCTCCTCAACGACGGGGACACGGTGTTCGCGCTGGCGACCGGAGACCGCGCTCTGGACGCCGCGAACCCGCTCGCCCTCAACGAGATCCTCGCGGCGGGCGCGGACGTCGTGACCCGGGCGATCGTGCGGGCCGTGCGCGCCGCGGTGCCGGTCGAGGGTCCGGGCGGGGCGTGGCCGTCGTACGGGGAGTTGTACGCGGGCCGCTGA
- a CDS encoding Ig-like domain-containing protein, producing MTTPDIAARRKLGACAALMVGALTLTACGGSANAKDEAKGGDGSAKTSVAKIAISAKDGSTDASINSTGVKVSDGKLTDVKMTVAGSDQAVPGSISSDGKAWKPKEQLERGTKYQISATAKDANGRTAAANSIFTTVTSANSFIGTYTPDNGTTVGVGMPVSFTFDKAITNRKDVQSHITVTSSSGQKVVGHWFGSQRLDFRPEEYWKAGSKVTMKIDLDRVEGANGVYGVQKKTVTFTVGRSQVSTVDVNTQTMTVVRDGKTLKTIPISAGSPEHTTYNGQMVISEKFVQTRMNSRTVGLGGEYDIPDVPHAMRLTTSGTFIHGNYWYNKGNPPFGRQGTSHGCVGLADVQGAGGSTPAKWFYDNSLIGDVVVVKNSPDQTVAPDNGLNGWNMAWSQWVAGSAA from the coding sequence GTGACAACGCCGGACATTGCAGCGCGGCGCAAACTGGGGGCCTGTGCCGCCCTGATGGTCGGCGCCCTGACGCTCACCGCCTGCGGTGGCAGCGCCAACGCCAAGGACGAGGCCAAGGGTGGCGACGGCTCGGCGAAGACGTCCGTCGCGAAGATCGCGATCTCGGCGAAGGACGGTTCGACCGACGCCTCCATCAACTCGACCGGCGTGAAGGTCAGCGACGGGAAGCTGACCGACGTGAAGATGACGGTGGCGGGCAGCGATCAGGCCGTACCGGGCTCGATCTCCTCCGATGGCAAGGCCTGGAAGCCGAAGGAGCAGCTGGAGCGCGGCACGAAGTACCAGATATCGGCGACCGCGAAGGACGCGAACGGCCGTACGGCCGCCGCGAACTCCATCTTCACAACGGTCACCTCGGCGAACAGCTTCATCGGCACGTACACGCCGGACAACGGCACCACGGTGGGTGTGGGCATGCCGGTGTCGTTCACCTTCGACAAGGCCATCACGAACCGCAAGGACGTGCAGTCGCACATCACGGTCACGTCCAGCAGCGGGCAGAAGGTCGTCGGGCACTGGTTCGGCTCGCAGCGGCTCGACTTCCGGCCCGAGGAGTACTGGAAGGCCGGTTCCAAGGTCACGATGAAGATCGACCTGGACAGGGTCGAGGGCGCGAACGGCGTCTACGGCGTGCAGAAGAAGACGGTCACCTTCACGGTCGGGCGCTCGCAGGTCTCCACGGTCGACGTCAACACGCAGACCATGACGGTCGTGCGGGACGGCAAGACCCTCAAGACGATCCCGATCTCGGCGGGCAGCCCGGAACACACCACGTACAACGGGCAGATGGTGATCTCCGAGAAGTTCGTGCAGACCCGGATGAACAGCCGGACGGTCGGGCTGGGCGGTGAGTACGACATCCCGGACGTGCCGCACGCGATGCGCCTGACGACGTCCGGCACGTTCATCCACGGCAACTACTGGTACAACAAGGGCAATCCGCCCTTCGGTCGCCAGGGCACCAGCCACGGCTGCGTCGGCCTCGCGGACGTCCAGGGCGCCGGCGGCAGCACACCCGCCAAGTGGTTCTACGACAACTCGCTCATCGGGGACGTGGTGGTCGTCAAGAACTCCCCCGACCAGACGGTGGCGCCGGACAACGGGCTCAACGGCTGGAACATGGCGTGGAGCCAGTGGGTCGCGGGCAGCGCCGCGTAA
- a CDS encoding DUF6227 family protein — protein MSVPYETAAYEPHDSPESPEEHLARLLGRALNSFELPDETIRRLDCALAHDSSLHSAHHSAGLHRETYRHTWLLADGSALTLWELVHNTAPGSEPQHEVHVDEEELRAATTRLPLPPDTPDFELPVTVQLSPIPAPRHAYAGDDSADHARRLLRRAENADRPGDDTAALLATASGHQITQAFGRPCRAGRAGLGYSLYEHAFLLRDGAEVSLWEVEHTATPDGRHMCEVYASEDAAREAMERRAAQLS, from the coding sequence TTGAGCGTTCCGTACGAGACGGCAGCGTACGAACCCCACGACTCGCCCGAGTCTCCGGAGGAGCATCTCGCGCGACTCCTCGGCCGCGCCCTGAACTCCTTCGAGCTGCCGGACGAGACGATAAGACGGCTCGACTGCGCGCTGGCGCACGACAGTTCGCTGCACTCCGCGCACCACAGCGCGGGCCTGCACCGGGAGACGTACCGGCACACGTGGCTGCTCGCCGACGGTTCGGCGCTCACGCTCTGGGAGCTCGTCCACAACACCGCGCCGGGCAGCGAGCCGCAGCACGAGGTGCATGTCGACGAGGAGGAGCTGCGCGCCGCCACCACGCGCCTGCCGCTGCCGCCGGACACGCCCGACTTCGAGCTGCCGGTGACGGTGCAGCTGTCCCCGATCCCCGCGCCCCGGCACGCCTACGCCGGGGACGACTCGGCGGACCACGCGCGGCGTTTACTGCGCCGCGCGGAGAACGCGGACCGGCCGGGCGACGACACGGCGGCCCTGCTGGCCACGGCGTCCGGTCACCAGATCACCCAGGCCTTCGGCCGGCCGTGCCGCGCGGGCCGGGCGGGGCTGGGCTACTCGCTCTACGAGCACGCGTTCCTGCTGCGCGACGGCGCGGAGGTCTCCCTCTGGGAGGTGGAGCACACGGCGACGCCGGACGGGCGGCACATGTGCGAGGTGTACGCCAGCGAGGACGCGGCGCGGGAGGCGATGGAGCGGCGCGCGGCGCAGCTGTCCTAG
- a CDS encoding IS982 family transposase, with protein sequence MTTDLDTLLTALYVHVDDRLKTLRWRGRPPRLTDAELVTLAVAQAVLGFHCEARWLRFAHAHLHGMFPYLPQRPAYNKRLRAALPLVKRAIRSLAADTDLWLDDVWIVDSTPVECARSRETVKRSDLAGWANYGYCRSHSRFYWGLKLHLVCTPAGLPVTWALADPKIDERQVLAALIDDEPHLAATRPGLLILADKGYIAADLDRFLAARGISLLRPSYRNRGTPQPAEALLKTVRQLIESVNDTLKGQLDLEQHGGRTIEGVGVRVAQRILAMTCAIWHNRTIGAPVTRSLIAYDH encoded by the coding sequence GTGACGACCGATTTAGACACCCTCTTGACGGCACTGTACGTGCATGTCGATGACCGTTTGAAGACCCTGCGGTGGCGGGGGCGTCCGCCGCGGCTGACCGATGCCGAGCTGGTGACCCTGGCGGTGGCCCAGGCCGTGCTGGGTTTCCACTGCGAGGCCCGATGGCTGCGCTTTGCCCACGCGCACCTGCACGGGATGTTCCCGTACCTGCCGCAGCGGCCCGCCTACAACAAGCGGCTGCGAGCCGCTCTGCCCCTGGTCAAGCGGGCCATCCGGTCACTGGCCGCGGACACCGACCTATGGCTGGACGACGTGTGGATCGTGGACTCCACGCCCGTCGAGTGCGCCCGCTCCCGCGAGACCGTCAAACGCTCCGACCTCGCCGGCTGGGCCAACTACGGCTACTGCCGCTCCCACTCCCGCTTCTACTGGGGCCTGAAGCTGCACCTGGTGTGCACCCCGGCCGGCCTGCCCGTGACCTGGGCCCTGGCCGACCCGAAGATCGACGAGCGGCAGGTCCTGGCCGCCCTGATCGATGACGAACCTCATCTGGCAGCCACCCGGCCGGGCCTGCTGATCCTGGCCGACAAGGGCTACATCGCCGCCGACCTCGACCGCTTCCTCGCCGCCCGCGGTATCAGCCTGCTGCGGCCCTCCTACCGCAACCGCGGCACCCCACAGCCCGCAGAAGCCCTGCTCAAGACGGTGCGGCAGCTGATCGAGTCGGTCAACGACACCCTCAAAGGCCAACTCGACCTCGAACAGCACGGCGGCCGCACCATCGAAGGCGTCGGCGTCCGGGTGGCCCAGCGGATCCTCGCGATGACCTGCGCGATCTGGCACAACCGCACCATCGGCGCACCCGTCACCAGGTCACTCATCGCCTACGACCACTGA